GCCAGCAGCCTCACgctgggtgctggagctggggtttcttccctggcagagctcagccagctcTCAGATCCCTCTGTCACTTCTGATGGAATCACTGGGAATAAGAAGTGGGATTATTTcccaggaggagcccagcagcagcatctgtcACTGTGTCCTGATGGACCTGACTTCCATCAGGGCTTGGTTACACCAGGGCTTGGtgaacagccagagctgccatcagccagggctggaggcagccacagcagtgcctggcaccCACAgggaatcccagagtggtttggatgggaagggacctcaaagcccatccagtgccacccctgccatgggcagggacaccttccactgtcccaggctgctccaagccccatccaaccttgcattggacactgccagggatccaggggcagccacagctgctctgggcaccctgtgccagggcctgcccaccctcccagggaacaattccttcccaatatcctattcatccctgccctctggcagtgggagccattccctgtgtcctgtccctccatcccttgtccaaaAGGTGGTGAGACAGGTTTATGCTGTGAAAACTCCTTTTTCAACTGGGATTTGATTGGAAGTGGGACTTGTCTCTGCCTTTGTTACCAtcagagccctgctgagcatCAGGATCTCCAAAGGGTATTTCTGTTGTGCTTGTCTGAGAGATTTTGTTGTCTTCCAGGATTGTTCTGGTCCATCTCAGCTTCTTCCTTTGGGATCTAAATTCAGCAGGAGCTCGGGGAAGCAGCTCCCCAGCCAAGCTGTTTGGAGCAGTGAGACTGGGAAGGTCTCAGTCCagtttcccagctgctgcagcagctgttcccTCCCTTGAGCAAACCTGGGGAccccagggcagccagcagctgccacccctctgccactgctgctccaggagtgaGTCTGCTGTGCCTGGTGGAAACcaaacaggaattttttccccctggccTCGGACCAGGCACCAGGCCAAGAGTCCCAAGGTCCCAGCAggtccagctgctcctgggctggtggcagggctggtgtggtggggtgcccagcagggacaccaagaGGGGTTTGTCACCCCTGAGCACTCACAGATCCCTGTGGAttcctccagccaggagctgccttgCTCCCCCAGCAGAAGGCTTTGAGGCTGAACCCTCACATGAAGAAAAGCAACACATGATGAGTGAAAGAGCTTTGGCAGGGTGGGATCTGGGAAGTgagagaaggggagggaagcCTTAAGTTAATGGAGTTGGCACACGTGGCAAAGATCAGAGCATCTTCTCTGGATCCCTCCAGCCCAGGACAGCATTAACTTCACTCAGACGTGTGTGCAGTTGATTCTCctcatcccagcaggagctgagaccCAGACTGATTCAGCTTCCTGCAGGTCCCACAGCCACAGGGCATCCAGGACCTTTGGATTCCCAGGCCAGGGTCCTGCTTGGTGTCAAAATTCAGGTTTTTGATGCTCCTCTCCCCAGGTCCTCTGGTGTCACCTAGAAGTTGCtgtgggaggggagaggaaagtCCTTCATCCTTATCCCTGTTAGGGACACTTGATGCTGAAGCTCTTCCCAAGGGGCAGGGATCTGTGAGAGACTCCCCTGTATGTGCAGTTCATTCTGCTAAGACACAGCAAAAATAGCAACCTAAGCTGGGATTGCAACCTCAGCTCACCCAGGCAGGAGTAAACAACATTAAATACCTGGGACAACACGAGGGCTttgtgtgctgggctctgccaacCTGCTGCAACCAACCAAGTATTGCAATGGAAGTGGTGAAAATCTGAATGATTTGGGAACTGCATAAAAATGTAGCTTAAGGGATGTGACACGACCTGAACAGTCTGTTAATGGAAATGGAGTAAAAACTGCACAAAGGACTTGGGCTGTGGCAGTGGAAATGCTGAAATGGCTCAGACAAGGCAGGACCTTGGGTCTGGAAGCAAAACACAGGGAATAAGATctcagcacatccctctggagTCTGGAGCATCCAGAAAGGCAGCAGAGTCAATGTCAACAATTCTAAAACACTCAGTATTATACTGAAAAtgctggaaatttgggaattttaagTGTGGGTGAGGTCACAGGAGAGAATTACCAAAGGCCAAGTCCCTGGATAGCTCTTCCCATTGGTGGTGGCTCATGGGAACGGATCTACTGTGGATTTTCCTGTAGATCCCCTCTCCTGGGGGATCTCCAGAGGTTCTTGGCTGGTCCCAAGGGCtgatggctggagctggggcatTGACTTGgtctcagctccatcccagcccccagagcagccaggccaTCAGTGGggccatggcagtgctgggttctCTTCATcaaaagggctggaaaagccctgacacagctgcccagggcagtggcagagagATTTTAAAGCCATGTGGGGACATGGGTCAGTGGTGACCTTGgtagggctgggggagcagttggacttgatgatcccagagggtttttccaacctgaattatTCCATGATTTATGATTTCCCTATGGCATGCTGCCCTTTAGCAAAGGGGGACATTCTTGCCAGGcatcctggccctgctgtcctcATGTCCCCACTGGCAGTGACCCCAACAGCCACAGACAAACGATGTGGGGAGCAGAAAGTCCTGATTCACTCATAGGAAGCATTTTTAGTGCCAAAACTGGGTTAGGGGATTCAAAATCCGCAGGAACAGGATTGGTCTGTCCATCTGAGAGGGAACTGGGAACAGCCACCACCCACGTGTGGTTCCTTTCACTGTTTCAGGCTGTGTTTGAGtctctgagctcagcccagaaatgtccctgccactgctgcaggcacagagctgggagaggtcACTATAGGGTCATTCAGGGGGCAGTGGccaagctggcagcagcccctggaccCTTGGacccagcctgtgctctgcccaTGGAGCTCAGTCCTCCCACCGGCaccgatcccaatcccagagcGGGAGGCTTCACGAGCAGGAGCCCAAAGCTGGGCTCAGAGCTCAGGCCTGGCTCAACACTGAGTTTTGGGATGGCTGCAGGATGTGCCTGACCTGAAAAAGCTTGTCCCAGCTGtggccatcccatcccatcccatcccaccccatcccatcccatcccaccccaccccaccccatcccatcccaccccactccaccccaccccatcccatcccaccccactccaccccaccccatcccatcccatcccatcccatcccatcccatcccatcccatcccatcccatccctcctgaCTCGTGTCCCTTTTCCCGGCAGGGAGAAGCGCTCTCTGCACGTCACTGTCACCAACCCGGTGCAGTGCAGCCTGCACGGCAGGAAATGCACCGTGTCCGTGGAGACCAAGATCAACCAATCCCAACCGGATTTCACCAAGCACCGCTCCGGCTTCGTCCTCTGCGTGCCGGGCAATTAAGGGCGCCTCCCCTCGGACCGGGCTGGGCTCGCCCTCCCCGCACCCGAGACTCGCCGGGATTCGTCGGGAGATGCTCAGCAGCGACTTGCCAGGTGCCTAAAGCAGCCTCTGAAGCTCGAGGTTTAGAAAACCCAAATTCTGGGGGGTTAGAAAAGCCAAATTCACATGGAATGAAGGCTTAAAATAGCCAGTGACCTGTTCTCCATCTTACAAACCAGGCTGGAATATCAAGAAAGTGCTTCCTTTGGAATTAGTATGGAAAAATGAGTTTATAGGTACTTCcatcctttcttccctttcccacaTTGATTCCTCACTCCCTCTCCAGTTTTCCCTTCCATGTTCCTTTCCCATGTGTCAGTTTTGCAATATGATGCAGCCTCCTCCGGAGGAACCAAAGATACCCAGCTCAGGGAGTCAGGTTCTGTAGGGCCAAATCCCCACggagccagagccaggctgggaagggagggctGGCTTTCCCTGCCGGAGACACTCCAcactcctccagcccctccaggcacACGGGGCTGGGGAGGTACATGGAGACACCTCCAgacctgctgctttccctcGGGAATTCATTAACCCATTGAGGCACCTTGGCTGGAGAGGGGACTTCCCAGTGCAGGGCCTGGTTTTGTTCATCCTGCATTGCTTCTTGCCTTAATTACCCCCTCCAAGGGCCTAAAGCTGGTGAGTTCCCATTGGAACCACGTGGCTTTGCTGAATTTTTAGATGATCCACATGGCTTTGTGTCTGTACCAGCACTGGGGTCAGGGAGGGCTAAAGGGACCCACAGCAGGGGTGAGTCCAGGAACAGGGGGAGCTTTGGGGGGCCCAGCTTTGCACTATCCAACATTAACCTggccccagctgccagcacctgggcTCCTCCCTCCAAAGAGTTTTCCTGGCTCTTCCCAGCAGTGGGCTGTGGGTGTTGGGCTcgtcctgcccagcccagatAACCCTGAGCTCTGTGTTGATGGAGGCATGTGGATCTCCCCAGTGGTTTATTCCcactgtgctgggtgctgctgtggttcctgagcagcccaggctgttgGGATTGTACATTGGGAttgtcctggcactgctggtcaGGTCAggattcccagccctggagatggGGGAGCTGTGTGGTGACCCCACCTGGGGTCCCAGCCCGGCCGGCAAAGGGAGAGCACTTGTTTGATGGAGCATTTTGGGAATTAGCCTGGAAGAGGCTCCTCACTAACAAAAGGTTTCCTGAAGCCGTGCCATGGacatggggcacagggacaggtcGCTGCAGCCTTGGTGTCCCACTGCCACCCCCGAGGCCAGGGGGTACAGGGGTgtagagcagctctggctctgcgTGAACTGGGACAAGCCCACGCACAGGGAGGCCCCACGCTGGAACTCTCCCTTCCCATTGTCCCTGGCCTTGGAGCAGCCCCGGCagcctcccagctcccagcccagcccccagtgccccctctCGGTGCGCAGTTCTGGGATGTCCGGAGGGTCCTGTGCCGGGGGCTCTTCCAGCCCCCACAGCTCCAAGGCAGCACCAGCGCTGGGCCGGGAGCCCCGAGCCTGCCACGCTCACACAACGCCCTGGGAGCACCCAGGGACCACCACGGACCCTCCAGGGACCCTCCAGCGCCTCCTTTCACCCCACGTCGGCTCTTCGGGAGAAGCGACACCAACGCCAAAGCCACGGGCCATGGGCCACCCCCGCCCGggccacccccccccccccgccggGCCGCTCCGAGGGAAGCTCCGGCCTTGCTGTGCCTTTGGATTTGCACTTCTCGCTTTCCGTGTCCTGGTGCAAACGTCCCCGCCGCACTAACCCCGGGCAGGTGCTGGGGTGGGATCAGCACTTTCGTACCCGTGTCCCTCCAGAACGGTCGGATGGAATTGGGATGGACGGCAACGAATTGCAGGCTTGGGAAATTTCTCCTGCCATGAGATGGCAATATTGTATGTGATGAGATGTGtcttataaaatatattatctgttcctgctctggttttatatatataaatatatataaatatataaaatatatatattcctgGTTTTCCCATAAATTAACTAGTTCTAAATTGAAACTTCAATTCTCAGCCAAGGGCAATAATGCAATGACCCCCTtcgttttttgttttgttttttttttttaataaatcgCTGATATTTTATGTgtaaaagagcagaaaaaaaaaacctactatAATGGACCTGGGTTTTGTTTACATAATTcactgtaataaataaataaaggaagcAATTAATTGCATCCCCCCATGGCGCTGCCCGTTCCTGCCGGCTCGGGGGCGATGATGCCCGGAGGGATCCGTGGCCGATATCCCGATTTCCCCGCTATCGCGACTCTCCCGCTCcggctgctgccggccccgccgctctccCACCACGGGGTGACCCCGGCGCCGGTAACGCGATTAAAGCGGCGGCTGCGTTAAACCCTCTGTCGTCAACACAAATCCCACTGCCAGCGTCCGAGGGCTGCGAGCGCAGAAAAGACTCGGCCACGAGCCGCTGCCGTGTAATGGATGGtcagtgcatttttatttaatcagcacagtacaaaaataaataaaaataaggggAGGGGATTAAATTACAGGCACACTGAGCCCCATGACACAGTCGGTCGGGTTATAAACCACACATACTTACAAACACActatacacatacatacaaaATGAgacaaatataaattaataagtAACAATACCCACCAATTTGGTCAACAAAGATCTACAGAAGAGATTGCACTAAAAAAACGTACGTACACATGTATCATTAGCAGGGTCCAATGTACAGCCATGAAGAGCTTCaagtgaaaaatcaaaaataaaaataaatggcacGTTATTTCTCCCTCTCGTTCGCCAGTTTAACGCCCGAAAGACCAGAACTAAACTAGAACTGAGCACAcggagaaaaaagaaaaaaaactataaaacccaaaaagaagGTCTCAGTCCCCAGGCCTGATACGGGAATACCGGCTCGAGACTGCGGTGTCGGGGTGGTGGCGGGTCTTTGTGCATGGGTGTAATTTTACAGCCATCTCTCGTTaaggtttttcttttgattattatttttttatgcgttttttccttttttttttttcccgaaGACACAAAATGCTCCTGTTTGCATGCGCAATACCACTGGAAAAGCAACAATGACAGAAGaaagaagggtttttttctctttcccccccGCAGGTTTGCAGTTCGTTGGGTTTGTTCTAGAAGAATTCATATAGCAGCATGTGGCGGCTCCCCTTGCTTGCACACTCAAGTAGATCCTTTACACAATACTCATGATCAGTGCACGATGGGAACAAGACATTTCACATTGATCTCATGAACAGTAGTGGTGATTCCCGTCACCCGGACCCGCTCGGGAATTCGAGtctcttcaaagaaaataaataaagggagggggatgagggagggagggggggtggggggtccCCGGGCCGTGCCCGCGTCTCTGTCCCGGTACTGCCGGTGAGTCCCGAGCGGGCCGGTTCAGCCGCCTCCGCTGGAGcctttacagaattttttttttccttttttttttcacccctaCCTGGGCTCTGTCTCGGTGATGCGGTGACCGGCCCCGCGgagccccgctccgctcccgggGGATATCGGCTGGGGGGGTTCTCGTCTCCCCATCCATGAATTGCTGGGATCAATCCGGCGGCAGCGCCGCAGCATCCCCGAGCCCGCagcgtggggagggggcggcggctGGAAAGCGGCGGCGCGGGAGGGAACCGGGGCTCTGCGCTCCGCTCCGGCCGagccccccgtgtccccccaagGGGGGCGGCGGCTCCCGCCCTTCCCCGCCGGGCAAATCCCCCCGGGAAGCGGCTCCGGGCGGGCGCGGCGTGtccggggggcgcggggggcggcgggcgctCACCGGTCGAGGCCGATGAGCAGCCGGCCCTTCTCCTCGGAGCCGCTCTCCTTCTTGAGGTCGGCGAAGACCTGGGTGAAGTAGTGCGGGTCGGCGTTGACCTGCAGCATCTTGGGGCTCATGAGGTCGATGATGGAGAGGCAGCGGTCCCAGAAGGCCTCCTTACAGCTCTCCACCAGGAAGGGCTTCAGCGGGTAGGAGATCTCGTTGCCCATGTAGGAGTAGGAGAGGTACAGGCAggtgagcagcactgcctgcagttCGTGGTCGCTGGCCACCTCGGCCGAGATGACGTCCCGGCACAGCATGTAGAGGAAGACCACATTGGCCGGCGTGATGAAGCCCTggtcctgccagccctgcagcagcagcgagCGGTCCACGGAGCGCAGCCAGAGCACGGGGTCGGTGGGCGAGAGGTGCTTCAGGCGGTAGCAGCGGCGGCACAGGAACTCGCCGAGGCAGCGCAGCAGCTCGCTGGTGGACGCCTGCACCACGACCCGGCGCggggtggcggcggcggcggcgggcgcggccggGGGCGCCTTCTGCGCCGAGGcgagggcggcggcggcggcggcggggggcggcgggggggcgAAGGTGGCGAGGTTGGCGCAGGAGAGCGACTTCTTCAGGTTCTCGTTGTTGAGGTGGGTCACGTTGCTCTGGTAGCCGCCGTTGGGCTGCACCTTCTTGGAGCTCTTCTTCTTGGCGGAGACGGCGGCGATGCGCTTCCAAGGCAGCACCGAGATCAGCGAGTGCCGCTTAAGGCCCTTCTCCTTGGCGTTCTTGCTATTCTGCACCGCCGTGTAGTGCCCCACCGTGGCCGCCCCCTCCTCGAACAGCGGGGCCTTCCGGTAGCTCGGCGACAGCGACAGCACCGTGCCCATGGCGCCGGCCGCCCGGCgggcccccgccgcccgccccggccccggccccggccccggccccggcccggcccggcccggccggccccgctctcgctgctccgccgccgccgccgccgccgctcagCGCCGCGCCCGgacccgccccgcgccgcgcgcGCTCCCGCCGGCGCAGTGcgcgcgcccgccgcccccgccgccccgccccgcgccgaCACGTGCGCCCGCCGCGACAGCtgaggccacgccccctcgGTGGCAACGGATGGAGAAGGCCACGCCCCCGACTGCGCAGAGCCCCGCCCCCAACCGCCCCCCATGGCCTTGAATGGCTCCTGCCCCGCCCCCGGCGCTTCAGGTCCCGCCCACACAAACCAGGCCCCGCCTCCCGCTGTTTATGAATGACGGTGTCCCGCCCCTTGCCACGCCTCCTCGCCATGGCCCCGCCCCTGctcgcccggccccgctccccgagCGCTGCCCGCATTGGGGTCCCGCAGCACCCGCGGTGCCACCGAAccccgggcagggccgggcagggctggaggagctgtcgAGCCCCCGGGCAGGGGCCGGGCACGACACggagaggaaaagaataaaaagcaacgaaaataatttttctaaaaatcccaaaattacgATTACAAATCCCTCTCCACCGGCATCCTGGAGCCGCACTCCGGATTCGCACCCGGGCCCTACAGCCCGCACCGGCCCCGGCCGCCCTTCCCCGCCGCTCCCCTCGCCCGCCCGTGTCTCCCCAGCTCCGGGCCGGGGGCCATCGCTCGCCTCGAAGGTACCGGGGCAGTGGAATGCCTGGTACCGCGTTTAGAGGCTGGGCCGGGTTTTGGGGAACGCGCCTGCAGCTCCCGTACTGCCCGGGTTCCATGGTTCTGCTTGGAGCcgctgccccagcccagtgccCGTCAGCCGGAACGGGATTCTATTTCCACTGGGACCGGCATCCCATCCCCActgggaccggcaccgggaccggtatcccattcccactgggaCCGGAGCGGTGCCGGCTCTGGCGGGAGGCACCGGCCCCGCCGGGCTCTGCTGACCTGCAGCGACGCTCAGAGGCCGCTCCGCTGCCACCGGGGCTGCCGGAACCGGCTCCAGCCGCGGAGACCGGAGCCGCTCCCGGGGGCCCCTGTGGCCCAGGAGCCGCAGCCAGGAGAGGTCGGGCACACCCCGGCCCTGTGCTAATGTATGTGTCATTTACATTAATGTGTGCCTATCTATGCCCTGCCCCGGACCTGCTGCCAATCCTACTCCCACGGCaggaaaatctcaaaaaaaaacccaaaatctctCATGACGACAGACTTGTCCCATAAAACTGCCTGTCCTTCAGAGCACATTCAACCCTCTGTGGAGCTGGTTTTTGAGGGGTGGCCAGGACTCTCTGCAGTGCTCCCTCCTCTCAAAAGGCTTTGCAGGTTTTGCTGTCCGTGGGGACAGTCACAGTCCAGCCTGGGCACTACTGTCACCAAGAATTCCCTTTGTCCATTAAAATATCCCCAAGATCCAAGCAGCAATAGTCAACTTTTAAGTTCAGCCTTATGAAGTTTGAGCCAAAAGGGTTTAAAAACAGGCTCTGCaatttgaggggttttgggcCTAATATTAATATGCTTGGAGATGCCTGAGAAAACCCCATTGTTCCAAAGGCAATTCCAAGGGCTAAGCCTCCCTGATCCCACACAAGGCACCAAAGCTGTGTCTCCTCACCAGCTGCATCATCTCTGCTCCTGGTCAGGTCCCCTCAGCCTTGAGCACAGGGACCTGCCAGCCCCCCACTGTCACCTGTGGGGTCAGGATCAATTCTGTTCCCACTGGGGGATGACAGCTGCAACTGTCCCCAGAAAGGATAAACAGGACAGaagctgaaggagggcagggttggatgggatattgggaaggaattgttccctgggagggtgagggGCCCTgtcacagggtgcccagagcagctgtggctgcccctggatccttggaagtgtccaagaccaggctggataTTGGGGCTTGggcctgggacagtgggaggtgtccctgcccatgggatcACACTGGGTGGTGTTTTAGGTCCCTTCCCAACCCAAGCTCTCCCCAGATTCTGTGACTCCTCATCCATCTCTGCCCCAGGCCCTGCCTATCCCTGCTTCCATGAATGAATTTCCCCTCACTCACACACAATTAAGACCTCATTCAGCAAATCCCATCCAAAAGACACATCCCTGGGGAAAGGAAATTGCCACTTCAGGAGCATCACACTGAACTGGACTGAGATGTTACGGAAGTAACTCGGGAattaagagttaaaaaaaacaactattaAAACTAGAAATGCCCTTCCCTAGTGCCTGAGATATAGGAGCAGTGAAACCCTTCACATTTTCCTGCCTCTGAGGGCAGGCTTCTTTCCTGCATCACCTGCTGTCCCGGGAGTTTCAgacaagaaaattcaaaatattgtaTCAATGACACCCTAAACAAACCTCCTCCCCAGCCTTTGGAGGAATCTGAGCCTGGCCTTGTGCAGTGTGAGACGACAGCATGGTGTAAGGGCATGATCAGGCAAGGTTggaggggtcagaggtcacATTTAATCAATTTTCAACCATAATAGTAGTGCTAATAATATTATTATACATTCAGTAGCACTAGAACTTGTTGTGCCAGGAACACATCACAACCCATAAATGTTTCATGATGATGCTTCACACATTCATATTTGGTGTCTCCAAAATATCATCCTCAACAATGCTTTGGTGAGGGGATGATCCCACCCTTCcttcagcaaaggaaaagctgcaccCAGCCCAGGATCTGCCCTGGCAGCTGAAGACAGGAGACAGaggtttttgaaaaaaaaattctttattggAACTCATCTGAACATCAGATATACCTGGTGTTGGTTAGCAAGAACCGTTTGTACATTTGATATTGATGGtgccaaaaacccaaacagcgACTGActggaggagatggaaattaagaataataaaataaaataataggtTGGAGAGGTCAAAATGTgaacagaaaggggaaaaaatcagccAGTCTAAGAGTCAGTGTGAAggcaaaatatttcctgataAAACAGAATCCttttacaaaatataaattttgtaagaaaaacGTGGAGAGGGAAATAgagacagggaaaggaaaaataaagatgagCAGGACAGAGATGCAGAAGCTTACACTGCCCAAATGGCATTAAAACTTACTGGAAACCTCACCAGAAAACGGAACATGCTGGAATATACCGTGCTCCGCCCCCCAGGACTTTGGGACCGAGGAGGAAGCTGCCCCTGGGCTGTTCCAGAGggccaggctgtcccagctcgCGTAGGGAAGCAGAGCTCAGCGCTGCTGCAGCACACGCACAGCTGGAGTCGGCTCCGCCATCACCTGCTCCTCCTACCAGCgcaggtggggagggaggaaacaTTGAAAATCTAAGTCTATCTGCAAACAAGAGCATGCAAGTCAGGCTCCAGGGAAACCTGCGCCGTTCCCTTCGCCGAGAGCGGCCAGACGGAGCCGGGGCTGCAGCGACAGCTCCGGCCCGCAGGAAATCATCGTGGAGCTGCTTTCGAGGGGGTCGGAGGCCTTGAGGATGGAAAATAAACCAGCAGTCTGtacattttgggtttgtttggttcaGTACAAATGGAATCGAGTTGGCTGCTCGGACACCGCCAGCACGTCTCCGATTTCAGGGCAGAGGAGATGAAACAAACTGGTTTTGGGCACCTACTGGTAACAAAACGCTGTCCCTGCTGAACTCTGCCGTCCCTCAGGAAGTGGAAAGCACATGTTTAGGTAGTGTaagcctttttccttttatttagaATACCCTCTTTGTTTAAACAATATTCCCCCCCCAGATACAAAGTTCGGCCAGTAAAGATTACATGGAAACTGGAACACGCATCGTCTGGAATACAAGATGCACCGGATGAGGAAGTTTAAAAACTTTCCGAGCGAAAAGtagaacaaagaagaaaaaaaaagtctcctaACATTTTCCCAAAGGTTTCACTCTCCTGTCACACACACTCTCCAAATGACAGCTAGCAAATTCAActctgcaaagagaaaacagagccaCGTCACTCAACAGGAGAGGGAACGTGGCTCAGGGACACGGAGCACAGCGGGGACTGGCAGCGACTCcggag
This Catharus ustulatus isolate bCatUst1 chromosome 23, bCatUst1.pri.v2, whole genome shotgun sequence DNA region includes the following protein-coding sequences:
- the CDK5R1 gene encoding cyclin-dependent kinase 5 activator 1, with amino-acid sequence MGTVLSLSPSYRKAPLFEEGAATVGHYTAVQNSKNAKEKGLKRHSLISVLPWKRIAAVSAKKKSSKKVQPNGGYQSNVTHLNNENLKKSLSCANLATFAPPPPPAAAAAALASAQKAPPAAPAAAAATPRRVVVQASTSELLRCLGEFLCRRCYRLKHLSPTDPVLWLRSVDRSLLLQGWQDQGFITPANVVFLYMLCRDVISAEVASDHELQAVLLTCLYLSYSYMGNEISYPLKPFLVESCKEAFWDRCLSIIDLMSPKMLQVNADPHYFTQVFADLKKESGSEEKGRLLIGLDR